In the Ranitomeya imitator isolate aRanImi1 chromosome 2, aRanImi1.pri, whole genome shotgun sequence genome, tggttattcctgtgttaccaattttgaactgcatttagcccactttcttctttgggcctatatctgtgtttccacttcatcgtgcccattgcccagccagtgatagatgagtctgctggtacattgacccataacgcaacattccccgtgcacgctacacaacaacattgtgaccctgctgaaagtcaggttgctcttcccgcataccataccaccttacacggggacaaagaggaaggtgcagatgaaagtgcaggttccttcatcaggtggggggaggaatactagttggcgacgtcactggcacagggcctctcatagtacgcaaaagtgttgctgccggtgggaggcgcccccgccgtgcaaacacaccgctgtactttgaggggccctgtgccagtgccaatgccaacgagtgggccccccctgcttgctcaggttcacagcacttgcaaagttgaaatacttacctctccctgctccactgccgtgacgtggtccagatttcctgggcccactaattacttgaaccagccctaccccccacaactttagccaaatgacccccaatttcaaatgccttccaattattataaggtaaattacgcttgacaagcttcattaagaagaatggatggttttgacattaaaatgggcactctaggtgttttcctggcccccactcactgccgactatgctgccccattgacttgcattgggtttcgtgtttcggtcgatcccgactttacgtcataatcggccgatttcactcgacccgactttggacatagtcgggtttcgcaaaacccggctcgactctaaaaaggtcaaggtcgctcaactctagtgctcgcAAGTACACAGTGGTTATTCCCAACATAGCAACGttcctgatgaaggtccggtgaggaccgaaacgttgtttatttttgctggactgtattaaaaatcttcaaattaaacaaaagttgagtgccaagttttatatttatatccagtgacacactgacaggagacaatggctcttgcagtgttatcactgagggttcaatggcctctcactttaaaggcactgctgcgtgagaattttcccatgcagcggtaccgcaagtgacagtatgaactgtaCTGTACTCACAgcagcggagggatacagtgtggaaggataccttccgtcattgaatcctggagcccctggagagcggtcgcatctgtctatgtgacagctctccacgggagattgtcgtgggacacttgttattaaatggattacatcggatcagggagtatatggtggtttattatttttacattttttacaggtgatcgatgcTTCGGGGTTAGCTGcatggtatgtactgtatgtctatatgtatgtactgtatatgtgttgttgtttttttacacttgaacacagtagccggatgatgggactactactgtcccatcatccggctacctgtcactgtagcaggcatagccggatgggactaatagttccatcagacgatgcctgcctaccCACAGacccgcacgcacgcacacacacccgcacatcttctctgcacacacacagtctctgcccacacactcttccccctcctgatctgcagcgtttcttgcaggcatatccgcagcaaatccgcagatcttttttaaacctgcaatggaagtcaatgggtgcagaaacgctgcagatccgcaaaaagaattgacatgctgcgggaaaaaaagctgtgattctgcgtgtttttttttccgcagcatgtgcacaccaaatgtcaatttcacattgactaacattgcttgtgcactacactgcggatttgatgcaattcagcgcatccaaaaacgctgcagatccgcaacaaaatccgcaacgtgtgcacacagcctccctctcctggttttgtctaacaaatactgaggtaaactactgaccaaatactgaacgtgtgaccctgCCCTAAAGGGCTTCCAGAATAGAACAACCACATGCCAGCTACCTCCCTACAACAGCGCTGCTCACGCCTACAGGCTGGCTGTGGTATTGCAGCTCGGCACTCCAGTGAAAATTGCTCAGGCGCTATACCTGACACGACCTATGTACAGGggtggtgcagtttttaaaataacATTAAGGGAAAAGAACACCTCAGGAGGAAATTTCCAACTAGGGAACTTCATCGCTGTCTTTTGTCTTAAACTAAACTCTGTCTAGAATCTGGTTTCTATTGAAAACAAAACTTGAGGGAGCCCCCTGCAGACTCGGAGAAGAAACTGCAGCCCTCTTCTATCCACCACGTCAGAGAGAGAAAAGTATGAGACGGTCCTAGTCAGGGAGACAGTAAGCCGTACATACACATCAGTGGAGCCTACCAACAAGATGGCGCCCTTCTCATGGAGCGACGTGCGTAGATGGGTCACGTGGGCTGACGCCAACTACGTCAGGTGAGTCTGTGGGCGGACGTCGGCTTCGCCTTCCCCGCTCCTGCTCCAGTATTGTGTGAGCCTCACTCACGCCCCGGAGCGGTGAAGTGCGGGATACCGGCTTCATCTCTCGCTATTTGCACACCGAGCGCCAGGGTTTTACAGACGGGCGGTCAGCTGTGGGCGGTGTTTGCGCGGGTTTCCGCCTTTTATGCGATGACGTCACTGGCGGCGGTTAAGAGCAGTTGCTCCTGTTCTGCCCCCGCGGATTCCTCCTGCGCCATCTTGTGGTTAGCAGCGGCTCCGCAGCTCTTCTAATGCTCTGATGTAATGTGGTAGTGATACCCAGCCTTGTGCCTTTGAGGTTTTGTACTTGCCACAGCGTCTTCTCACGTTTTTAGATGGTTGGTTTCTACTATTATTTACTAATAGGGCATCATAGAGTTAAGTGGCATTGTTTGTTCTTCCTCCTCTGCATGTATTAGTTGCTTGTGAGCTTTTCTATGTGGTTGCTGTCTTGAAGACGATTTATACATTGTCAATTTTTTTTGTCacggtttcctgttcctatagctATCTCCCTTTATGCTGTTGGAGACATTATTAATTTTAACTCTCTAGTTATTGATTTGGGTGTTTATTGATGTCAGGTCAATAATAGTTTGGTGTTTTACGGCTTTTTTTTGCCTCGCTGATGTTATTATGCTTACACAAGCATACACTGCAACCTCTACCTGCCCCGTCACACCTTCCGGCTCtttctccagtgttggtgaggacgTGGTTAATGTACAAGCCCCAAATATTGCTGACAGTGATTTAGGCATAGTTGAATTGTCTGAACCTGAATATACCCAACTGCATCAGCTCCTCTGTTCACATGTAGAGTATGAGAGCAATGAGGGGGATGTAGGGACAAGGTTGAGCACCCCTTTCGTTCCATCCAGTAATATGCCCAATGCTTCTCAATATCCATTGCCTAGCGGCTCTGAGGTACAAAGTGGCCTCCCGGTGGTATATCAGCCCACTGATAATAATAAAGTGCATACTAACCAAGCCTTAGTACACGTAGACTTTCGGGAACTGAGGATGATGATGCTTAGTGATGACATGACTGAAAAACACCCCAATGACACTAGTGGTGACTCCTTGGGGGCGGTTCCAAAGCGAGTAAAGCCAATTAGTGACATTATTGAGCTTAATAAGGAAAATGAGAATTTAGGATTCTTGTCGGAAACCAGAATGAAGTCAACAGTTCGTGTTCGTTTAGAGGACATATTTAACCGTTTACCGACAGATGTACCCAGGCGCACGGAGGCGCCAGAATCCAGTGTAAACGCAAACAAGtgtgtattttattatattttttttttttacctttttgtgACTCATTGTTATTTCTTGTGGCTTAACGTTTGCTCATTTTTGGGTTGGATCTAACTGGCTTCTTTGGGAAACATTCCCTAATGTCATATTAGTCACCAGAAAGCTGAGACTTGATATGCTGTGTGGTACTTACGTGTAGAACAAGCTTAGTTAGGCTTCAGTGAAGTACTTTTCCACAAAGAGACCACTATATTGTTAGAAAATAAAATTTACAGGGGTCCAACTGAACATCTGCTTGTTTAGTGTGTAGGTACAAACACGCCAGACGGATCGGTACACGGAGACCTCATTCCATTATAGGTCTCTTGGGACTTCTGGGGATTGTGTAGCACATAGAGTAGATGCCTGGACAAACTACAGATTTTACTTCCATGACAGCTAAGACGGCAAATACACTACACTGTGCCTCTCCATTTTTACATTGCAGTTTGGTGACCTTTTTTCGCAACCCTTCACCGGTCATAGGAACCCAACAGCCGGGCAAATGGACCCCTCTATTGAAAAATAAAGCCACCTTATCGACACTTAAGTTGGTAAATCCAAATCTCAACTTACAGGACACAACTCCTTTAAGAAACGCTGATCCCCACCTTACACAGGTGATTCTCAGTCCCCTTCAGGAAGTGCCAGGGGAAGCACGAGCTTCGCACTGACTACATTTTCTTTTCCAGCCGAGTTCCTCTCTAAACTGGGGGGCATCCTGTCCCCTACTGGAAGCTGCAAAGAACCAGGAGATCTCCCTGTCCCAAGACTTTTCCTTCTGCTACCAGCAGGACATTGAATCAGCAAAGCAAAACTTGAAATCTGAAAATAATTTGTTTCCTAAGAAGGTCTTAATTAAAGTGCAAGGTGAGATTTCTGAGCAGTCTACCAATACTGGGTGCAACAAGAAAAGCCTTTGTGTACCTTCCCAAGTTGCACATGATAGCAGAGTTGAGTGGCCATGACCAGCGTAGGCTTCATCTGAGGTCTGGATATAGAACGTGAACCCCGTTCAGATCGGCCCTCATTATTGTGCTGGGTTTTGCCATCTAGGACAAATGGGGCACAGTATGTGTCTTGTATGCGCTTAGTTAAAAGCATATAA is a window encoding:
- the TCFL5 gene encoding transcription factor-like 5 protein, encoding MLTQAYTATSTCPVTPSGSFSSVGEDVVNVQAPNIADSDLGIVELSEPEYTQLHQLLCSHVEYESNEGDVGTRLSTPFVPSSNMPNASQYPLPSGSEVQSGLPVVYQPTDNNKVHTNQALVHVDFRELRMMMLSDDMTEKHPNDTSGDSLGAVPKRVKPISDIIELNKENENLGFLSETRMKSTVRVRLEDIFNRLPTDVPRRTEAPESSVNANNLVTFFRNPSPVIGTQQPGKWTPLLKNKATLSTLKLVNPNLNLQDTTPLRNADPHLTQPSSSLNWGASCPLLEAAKNQEISLSQDFSFCYQQDIESAKQNLKSENNLFPKKVLIKVQDTLCKQSIKKRSRSRIQQLGNDMERRVLSDIKNTSQGTPWIATQENTAEKVSDSKQIGLFQRRERHNRMERDRRRRIRVCCDELNSLVPFCTVETDKATTLQWTTTFLKYIQEKHGDTLKKEFEAVFCGGTGIRLKVSRSEGAKSGIVQEEVGSSSFQNISNRV